CGACGACGACCAGGCTTGCGGGAAGACCTCATTGATCTTCTCGACATGGGCCTCGGGGCGTTTGGCGCCGCCCGTGCCCATTGACTGGAGCGTCTCCAGGACAACCCCGCGGCGCTCGGCCTCCAGGGTCAGTTCGTGCGACATGGTGGGAACGCCGACCATGTCGGTCAGCTTTTCCGCCTGGATGATGTCGACGGCGTCGCCGGCATCCCATTTGCGCATCAGCGCCATCTTGCGACCGGAAAACAACGACAGCATGAAGACCGCGTGTGACCCGGTACAATGAAACAGCGGCAGACAGACCAGAACGCCCGGATCGCCGTCGACGAATTCCTGATCGCCATTGGCGAGCTTCAGCGCCGCGCCCAGCAGGGCAAAGGACAGGATGGTGGTCACCGCACCACGGTGGGTCAGCACGGCGCCCTTGGGCTTACCGGTCGAGCCCGATGTGTAGAAAATCGCGAAATCGCTGTCGGTGTCGATCACCAGTTCAGGCGGCGCCTTGCCAGCGCCGGCCGCAACCATGGCGTCAAACGTATCGGCAACCCCGTCAATCTCACCGCGCCCGGCAATCAGCGTCAGGCCCAGCCGTCCGGCGTGTGGCCGGACGCGCTCTATCTGGCGGGCCCCGGCGATCACGATTTTCGCACCGCAATCCTCCAGACCGAAGGCCATCTCCTCACTGGTCCACCAGCCATTGATCGGCACGATCACACCACCGGCGGCGAGGACACCAAGGAAACACGCCATCCATTCGGGACAATTGCGCAAGGCCAGGGCGACACGGGTCCCCGGCTTGACGCCATGACGGTCGATCAGCGTGTTGGCGACGGCAACCGAACGCGCGGCCAGGTCGGCGAAAGACCAGCGCTGGTCCTCAAACACCACCGCAGTCTTGTCGCCATGCTCCATCGCCTTCAGGAGAAGAAAGCGCAGATCGGCCGGTGCGTTGACATAAGCCGGCTGCTTCACGCCGAGCACTTCGGTTTCGGCGATGTTGAGCACCGGCTCGGCGGCGGCAACCTGCCGGGCGATTTGTTCGAGTACAGCCCGCGGTGGGGCGGGTTTACGCTGCGCCATGATCAGACCTCATTGGCGTAGGGCTTGAGTTCCTTGCGACCGATGACCATGCGATGCACCGCGTCCGGCCCGTCGGCGAAGCGCAGCGTGCGAAGCCCGGTCCACATGGCGGCCAGCGGGGTGTCCTGCGACACGCCGGTTCCGCCATGCATCTGCATCGCTTCATCGACCGTCTCCAGCGCCACGCGCGGGGCAACGACCTTGATCTGCGAGATCCACGGCGCAGCCGCGCGCGGATCGCCCTGATCCATCATCCAGGCAGCCTTGAGGCAGAGCAGGCGCGCCTGTTCAATCGCCATGCGGCGTTCGGCGATAATGTCGTAATTGGCACCCAGCTTGGCCAGCGGCTTGCCGAAAGCGGTCCGCGTCAACGAACGACGGCACATCAGCTCCAGTGCCCGCTCGGCCTGGCCGATGGCCCGCATGCAGTGGTGGATACGTCCCGGTCCAAGCCGGCCCTGCGATATCTCGAAGCCACGCCCGCGGCCCAGGATCAGGCACTCCTTGGGCACGCGCACATTGGTGAAACGGATATGCATGTGACCGTGCGGCGCATCGTCATGACCGAACACGGTCATCGGGCGCAGGATCTCGATACCCGGAAGATCGCTGTCGATCAGGAATTGCGAGTGGCGGCCATGACGGGGCGCGTCATCACCCTCGGTCCGGGTCATCAGCACATAGACAGCGCAGCGTGGATCGCCAGCGCCCGAGGCCCAGTATTTCTCGCCATTGAGGACCCATTCATCACCATCCTCGACGGCCGAGAAGGCAATATTGGTGGCGTCCGAGGAGGCGACATCCGGCTCGGTCATCAGATAGGCCGAACGCATTTTGCCCTCGAGCAGCGGCTCGAGATATTTCTTCTTCTGGGCCGCGTTACCATAGCGCTCGATGACTTCCATATTGCCGGTGTCCGGCGCCGAACAGTTGAAAGTCTCGGCGGCCAGCTGGGACCAGCCCATTTCCTCGGCCAGATAGGCGTATTCGACCGTCGACAGGCCATAGCCGCGATCGGAACCGGTCAGCCAGAAATTCCACAGGCCACGTTTGCGCGCCTCGGTCTTGAGGCTTTCCAGGATTTCGGTCTGACGGTCGGTGAAGGCAAAGCGGTCGCCGGCCTTGCCGATCTCCGCGTGGTATTCCTCTTCGACCGGCATGACGACATCACGCACCATGGCGCGAACCTGCTCGATGAGCGGCTTGACGCGCTCGGACATACCCAGATCCATGTCTCTCCCCTTTATCTTTTTTCCGTTGTGTCTGTTTTGAATGCTTCTTGTATCGGTCTGCTAGACCGGGCGCCCGCGAGCGCCCATCAACATGCGGCGAAACTTGCGCATTCCGCCAACCCAGCGGTCGCGTTCATTGGCTCGGGCCTTTTCATAGCCGGCGACCGAAGCATGCGGCAGCGCCAGGAAACGCTTTTCGGCAATGGCCGCCAGCGTTTCGGCGGCGACATCGGACGGCTCGACGATACCGTCGGCGCCGGCAATGCCGCCATCTTCGCTGTCACCCAGCATCGCGGTACGCACCGCCTGCGGACACACGCACACAACCTGCAGGCCTTCATCACCATGCCCGATCGCCAGGCTCTCGGCAAAGGACACGGCGGCATGTTTGGAGGCGGTATAGGATGACGCCCCGATCTGGGCCAGCAAGCCGGCCGCCGAAGCCACCAGGACAAAGATGCCCCCGCCCTGCGCCTTCATGCGCGGCCAGACCTGCCGGGCCCCGCGCACGGCGCCCATCACATTGACCTCGAAACTGTCGTGCCAGGCCTTGTCGTCGGCACCGGCGGCATCCCAGCTCGGCTCGTCCGAACGCAAGATGCCGGCATTCGAGACGTAGACCGCAATCGGACCCAGCTCAGCTTCGGCCTTGTCGAGGAAGGCGCCAATTTCAGCCTCCTTGGTGACATCGACCTTCATGCCGATACCACCAAAGGCCTTGGCCGCCTCTTCCGCCCCGTCCAGGTCCGCAAGCGCGACCTTGGCGCCCTTCGCGTGGAAAGCCTGCGCCATGGCGAGGCCGATACCCCGCGCGCCGCCGGTGATCGCGACCACCTTGCCCTGATAATCCATGAGATCTCCTCCCGCGCCGTCTGCGCAGATCAGTACTGACGCATCCGGGCGAACTTTTCGGCATGATAATTCGCATCACCATAGAGCGCCTCGGCGACCCGGACGCGCTTCATGAAGAAGCCGATATCGAACTCGTCGGTCATGCCCATGCCGCCATGCATCTGCACGCCTTCCTGGGCAGCCATCTGGGCAACCTGTCCAAGCTTGGCCTTGGCCGCCGACACCATCATCGCGGCATGATCCGGCGCGGCGTCAAGGGTCTGAAGGGCTTTCATCACGATCGACTTGCCCAGCTCCACTTCCGAGTAAAGATGCGCGGCGCGGTGTTGCAGGGCCTGGAAAGTACCGATGATCTGGCCGAACTGCTTGCGTTCCTTGAGATAGGCCACCGTGCTGGCGAGACACTCCTGGGCCGAGCCCGACATTTCTGCGGAGAGACCGGCACGACCGGCGTCCAGCACGGCCTCGAGTGCCGTCAGACCGCCATCGACCTCGCCGAGCGCCGCATCCGCCGTGACCTCGACCCCGTCCAGGGTCACGGTCGCGAAATTGCGGCTGTCGACGGTCTTGATACGCTCGACCGAAACGCCGGCAGCATCAATCGGAACCAGGAAGAGCGAGACGCCCTCGGCCTCGGCCTCGCCACCGGCCGTGCGGGCCGAGACGATCATCATGTCGGCGACATGGCCTTCGGCCACGAAACTCTTGCGACCGCTCAGCTTGAAACCATTGCCCGAGCGCTCCGCCTTGGTCGCGACTCTTGACGGGTTGTGCTTGCGACCTTCGTCGACGGCGATCGCGGTGATGGCCTCGCCGGCCGCGATACGGGGCAGCCACTCACCTTTCTGGCCGTCCGATCCGAACCGCGACAGGGCTGTCGCGCCCATGATCGCAGTCGACAGGAAGGGCGATGCCGTCAATGTGCGGCCCATTTCCTCGGCGATCACGCCCGCCGCGACATGACCCATTTCAACGCCGCCATGGGCTTCGGGGACCAGCACGCTGGTCCAGCCCATCTCGGCCATCGCAGCCCAGGTCTTGCGGTCGAAACCATCCGCATTGTCGGTGTCGCGCAGTTTGCGCAATTGCGCGATCGGCGCGCTGTCCGCGAGAAATCCGCGGGCGGCATCCTTGAGCATGCCGGCTTCTTCATTCAGCACCATGGCCATGGTGGTAACTCCCCTGTGGTCCGCCCTAGGACGTCGGCAATTCGAGAATGCGTTTGGAAATGATGTTGAGCTGAACCTCGGACGTCCCGCCCTCGATCGAATTGCCCTTCGTGCGCAACCAGTGCGCCGCGGCATCATCATCCGCACCCCATTCCAGCCCGTCCTGTCCGACACTGTCCATCATCAGCTCGAGGCGACGCTTGTTCAGCTCTGTCCCGTAATATTTCAGGACCGAGGAATTGGCCCCGACACCCTGCCCGGCCTTGGCCTCGTCAGCGACACGTTCCATCGTCGACATGAAGGCCAGGCCATCGATCTCGAGCCGGGTGATGTCGGTACGAAGGACCGGATCGTCGAGACGGCCCTGCTCGTCCTTGCCGATCATCTGCACGGCGACATCGCCGGCCGGACGCATGGCGCCTGAGCCCATGCCGCCGATCATCTCGCGCTCATGGGTCAGCAGGTATTTGGCGACCGTCCAGCCCTTGTTGAGATCCCCGACCACATTGTGCTTCTCGGCCCGGGCGTCGTCGAAGAAGGTCTCGCAGAAGGGTGACTTGCCGGAGATCAGCTTGATCGGCTTGGTGGTCACACCCGGCTGGCCCATATCGACCAGGATGAAGGAAATGCCTTCATGCTTCTTGGCGGCAAAATCCGTGCGGACCAGGGCGAAAATCCAGTCGGCCTGATCGGCATAGGAGGTCCAGATCTTCTGACCATTGATCAGATAGTGATCGCCCTTGTCCTCACACTTGGTCATCACCGCGGCCAGGTCGGACCCGGCATTGGGCTCGGAATATCCCTGCGCCCAGCGGATTTCACCCCGTGTGATCGGTGGCAAATGCTCGAGTTTCTGCTCGTGCGTTCCGTATTTCAGGAGCGCCGGTCCCAGCATCCAGATACCGAAGGACTGCAGCGGCGCGCGCGCCTTGATGCGCTTCATTTCCTCACGCAGCACTTTGGCATGAGCCTTGTCCAGACCGCCGCCGCCATACTCCACCGGCCATTCCGGGACAGTCCAGCCCTTGCCCGCCATCCGGTCGAGCCACAGTTTTTGCGGTTCGCTCAGCTGGCAGTTGCGACCGCCCCAGACAATATCGTGTTCGCCACGCATGGGTTGGCGCATTT
The window above is part of the Maricaulis maris MCS10 genome. Proteins encoded here:
- a CDS encoding class I adenylate-forming enzyme family protein; this encodes MAQRKPAPPRAVLEQIARQVAAAEPVLNIAETEVLGVKQPAYVNAPADLRFLLLKAMEHGDKTAVVFEDQRWSFADLAARSVAVANTLIDRHGVKPGTRVALALRNCPEWMACFLGVLAAGGVIVPINGWWTSEEMAFGLEDCGAKIVIAGARQIERVRPHAGRLGLTLIAGRGEIDGVADTFDAMVAAGAGKAPPELVIDTDSDFAIFYTSGSTGKPKGAVLTHRGAVTTILSFALLGAALKLANGDQEFVDGDPGVLVCLPLFHCTGSHAVFMLSLFSGRKMALMRKWDAGDAVDIIQAEKLTDMVGVPTMSHELTLEAERRGVVLETLQSMGTGGAKRPEAHVEKINEVFPQAWSSSGYGLTETNALGTYNGLGEYQAKPGSCGAPLPAVTFIKTVDEAGNETPTGEPGEVWIQSPAVFRGYLNQPEATADVLTKDRWFKTGDVGIIDEDGFLFIVDRIKDMVLRGGENVSCLEVEGALAHHPDILEAAVIGIPDERLGERVGAAVLARDGATLTDEDIKTFLKPHLAPFKIPERFWHMDGPLPRGGTSKIDKPGLRKMLLTEGEAGR
- a CDS encoding acyl-CoA dehydrogenase family protein, giving the protein MDLGMSERVKPLIEQVRAMVRDVVMPVEEEYHAEIGKAGDRFAFTDRQTEILESLKTEARKRGLWNFWLTGSDRGYGLSTVEYAYLAEEMGWSQLAAETFNCSAPDTGNMEVIERYGNAAQKKKYLEPLLEGKMRSAYLMTEPDVASSDATNIAFSAVEDGDEWVLNGEKYWASGAGDPRCAVYVLMTRTEGDDAPRHGRHSQFLIDSDLPGIEILRPMTVFGHDDAPHGHMHIRFTNVRVPKECLILGRGRGFEISQGRLGPGRIHHCMRAIGQAERALELMCRRSLTRTAFGKPLAKLGANYDIIAERRMAIEQARLLCLKAAWMMDQGDPRAAAPWISQIKVVAPRVALETVDEAMQMHGGTGVSQDTPLAAMWTGLRTLRFADGPDAVHRMVIGRKELKPYANEV
- a CDS encoding SDR family oxidoreductase, translating into MDYQGKVVAITGGARGIGLAMAQAFHAKGAKVALADLDGAEEAAKAFGGIGMKVDVTKEAEIGAFLDKAEAELGPIAVYVSNAGILRSDEPSWDAAGADDKAWHDSFEVNVMGAVRGARQVWPRMKAQGGGIFVLVASAAGLLAQIGASSYTASKHAAVSFAESLAIGHGDEGLQVVCVCPQAVRTAMLGDSEDGGIAGADGIVEPSDVAAETLAAIAEKRFLALPHASVAGYEKARANERDRWVGGMRKFRRMLMGARGRPV
- a CDS encoding acyl-CoA dehydrogenase family protein codes for the protein MAMVLNEEAGMLKDAARGFLADSAPIAQLRKLRDTDNADGFDRKTWAAMAEMGWTSVLVPEAHGGVEMGHVAAGVIAEEMGRTLTASPFLSTAIMGATALSRFGSDGQKGEWLPRIAAGEAITAIAVDEGRKHNPSRVATKAERSGNGFKLSGRKSFVAEGHVADMMIVSARTAGGEAEAEGVSLFLVPIDAAGVSVERIKTVDSRNFATVTLDGVEVTADAALGEVDGGLTALEAVLDAGRAGLSAEMSGSAQECLASTVAYLKERKQFGQIIGTFQALQHRAAHLYSEVELGKSIVMKALQTLDAAPDHAAMMVSAAKAKLGQVAQMAAQEGVQMHGGMGMTDEFDIGFFMKRVRVAEALYGDANYHAEKFARMRQY
- a CDS encoding acyl-CoA dehydrogenase family protein, with protein sequence MSDLESFREETRAWLEANCPVEMRQPMRGEHDIVWGGRNCQLSEPQKLWLDRMAGKGWTVPEWPVEYGGGGLDKAHAKVLREEMKRIKARAPLQSFGIWMLGPALLKYGTHEQKLEHLPPITRGEIRWAQGYSEPNAGSDLAAVMTKCEDKGDHYLINGQKIWTSYADQADWIFALVRTDFAAKKHEGISFILVDMGQPGVTTKPIKLISGKSPFCETFFDDARAEKHNVVGDLNKGWTVAKYLLTHEREMIGGMGSGAMRPAGDVAVQMIGKDEQGRLDDPVLRTDITRLEIDGLAFMSTMERVADEAKAGQGVGANSSVLKYYGTELNKRRLELMMDSVGQDGLEWGADDDAAAHWLRTKGNSIEGGTSEVQLNIISKRILELPTS